GTGCTGGCCATCAGCGACCACGACAAACCCTTTTTAGACCTGTGCTTCGAGGTGGTGTCGGCCTTTGGCACAGTGGGGCTGACCCGAGGCATTACCCCTGAGCTCAGCGCCACGGGTAAAGCGGTGATCATGGTGATGATGTTCCTGGGCCGGGTTGGCCCTCTGACCCTGGGTTTTTTGCTGGCCACCCCGAGAGTGCACCGGGTGCGCTATGCCGAGGAGCCGGTGGCCATCGGCTGACAAAAAAGCCCGGCTAAGCCGGGCTTTTTCATACCCCTTCGCGCTGATGGGGTATGAGCCAGTCAAGATCCGGCCCCTTGGGCACCACAGCTGTGGGGTTGATGGTGCGGTGCGAGCCGTAGTAGTGCCCCTTGATGTGGGTGAAATCCACGGTCTCGCTGATGCCGGGGTACTGGTAGAGCTCTTTAACGTACTCAAACAGGTGCGGGAATTCGCTGAGCTTTTGGCGGTTGCACTTAAAGTGGCCGTGGTAGACCGCGTCAAAACGGATAAGGCTGGTAAAGAGCCGCCAGTCCGCCTCGGTCAGGTGCTTGCCCACCAGGTAGCGCTGGCGCGCCAGGCGGTCTTCCAACGCGTCGAGGGTGGCAAAGACATTGTCATAGGCCGCTTCGTAGGCCTCTTGACTGGTGGCAAAACCGGCCTTGTAAACGCCGTTATTGATGTTGTCGTAAACAATGGCGTTGATGTCGTCTATCTCCCCGGCCAGGGCCTCGGGGTAGAAATCACGCTCGTTACCGGTCAGTTCGTTAAAGGCGCTGTTGAACATGCGGATAATTTCCGCCGATTCATTGGAGACGATGCGGTTGCTGTGGGTGTCCCACAACACCGGCACCGTTACCCGCCCCGAGTAGTCGGCCTTGTTGCGGGTGTAGAGCTGGTGCAGGAAGGATTGGTCAAAGAGCGCATCGCCGCTGGAGCCGGTATCTTTATCAAAAGTCCAGCCGTCTTCGAGCATCAGGTAGCTCACCACCGACACCGGAATATGGCTCTCAAGGCCCTTTAACTTGCGAAAAATCAGGGTGCGGTGGGCCCAGGGGCAGGCCAGGGACACATACAGATGATAGCGGCCACTTTCGGCAGCAAAGCCGCCGTCACCGCTGGGGCCGGGGCTGCCGTCTGCGGTTACCCAGTTACGCAGCTGCGCCGCTTCACGCTTGAACTCGCCACCGCTTTTTTGGGTGTCGTACCACTTGTCCTGCCATTGGCCGTTGACCAGAACTCCCATCACTCACCTCCATTCTTTATCTGCCCCAATGGCAACACAGCACAAGCTTAGACGCCACTTTAAAAAAACGAACAAATCCCTTCGCTTAACTGAAAGAAAGCCGCCTGCGGCAAGGTCTTACAAGGGGCTGAAGTGGAAGGTGAGCGATGGCGTTACTTATTCGAGCAGTACTGGTGCTGTTTCTGACCTGGCAGGGGCTCTCTACCCTGATGTCCAAGGGCATGAACCTTAATTTCCTGATGACCAGGGGGCCATTGATGTTCCCTGACTGGCTGCCTATGGGCTGGGCCGGGCTACAACTGCTGCTGGCCATCTGGCTGCTTACCCCGCGATACCGCCAGGCACTTTGGCCGTTGTTGCTGGTGCTAGCCGCGCCGATGCTGGCACTCTTTTGCTACCCGGTGTGGATGCAAAGTAGCGGCGGCTTTCCCGCCATCGGTGCCGGGCAAACCCTTATCAAACAACTGGCGGTATGCGCCCTGCCCCTTTGGCTGCTGGGCTATCGCCAGCAAAGCAAATGGCTGGGCATGGCGGGGCTGGCGCTGGTGTTTGTCTGGCTTGGCGCCATGAATTTTACCCAGGCTCAGGCCACAGATTTGGCGATGCTGGTACAAAGCTCGCCGCTCACCCGCTGGCTGGACACCTTGCTTGGCTCGAAAGGCGTCGCCGCCCTGGCCGGGGTCTGGGATCTGCTGGCCGCCGCCCTATTCCTGATACCCGCCAGCCGCCTTTGGGGCGCCTTTGCCATCAGCCTGGCGCTCCTTATCAAGCTACATTTTCTCGCCACCTTCGATGACGCCCTGATGTACTGCTGGCTCACCGCCACCGGCGCCGACCTACTTAAAAGTGCGCTATTGCTGGTGGTTGCCTGGCTGTGGGTCGGTAGCGTCGACCATACCGAAACACTGAAACTCTGCAATTAAACGGCCGGGTCGTTGCGGCGCCGCGCTCAGTTGATAACACTGAGGCCAGTCACTCCCAAACCACGCTCGCAATAAGGATTTCCCATGACTAGACCCAAGCTCGTGTTCCTGGCCGGTTCCGCCAGGAAAGACTCTCTCAATAAAAAGCTCGCCGCCTATGCCGCCAAAGTCGCTGACCAGCATGGCGCCGACGTTACCCTGGTAGACCTCGCAGACTACCCCATGCCTCTTTATGACGGCGACTTGGAAGCCACTGACGGGATCCCGGCCAATGCCAAGGCGCTGCGCGACCTTTTTGCTGGCCATGACGGCTTTTGTATCGCCTCCCCCGAATACAACTCGGCCTTCAGTCCTTTGCTGAAAAACACCATCGACTGGATGTCCCGCCCCGACGGTGCCGTGCCCGGCCTTGTCGCCTTTCACGGCAAGACCGCGCAGTTGCTGGCCACCAGCCCGGGTGGCCTTGGCGGCCTTCGTGGCCTGGTGATGCTGCGGATGCTGCTGGGTAATATCGGCGTGCTGGTGATGCCTGACCAACTGGCCATCCCCGCCGGCCACGAGGCCTTTGATGCCGACGGCAGCCTTAAAGCGGGCCCCTTCAAAGAGATGTTGGCTGGCCAGCTTTCCCACTTTGTGGCGCGCAGCAAGGCCTGAATTTCAGCCATAAAAAAGGGCTCACCTCGGTGAGCCCTTTTTTGTCTCTTATTTTACTGTTCCAGCGGTTTTTGTTGTTGCGACGTTCCCGCCAGTTGCAAGCCGGGGCAGCTGCTGTACCAGTCATTGGCGTTTTGGTAAAGCTTGGTTTTTACGCCCATGATCCCCAGCAAGGAGTGGAAGATATCGTCCTGGGAGTGGGGCATGTCGGCCCGTTTTTGCAGGCACTGTTCGTCCACTCCCAGTTGCTGCTGCAGGCCGGCGGATAGCCAGGTGATACCGGGAATATGGGTCTGCTGGGGCGGCGCCATCCAGCGCGGCGCGCCGTGCAGGTAGATGCCGTATTCGCCAAGGGACTCGCCGTGGTCAGACAGGTACAGCATGCCGGTGTCATAGCCTTTGACGGTTTTCAAAAAGCCAATCAACTGCGCCAGCACATGGTCGGAGTAGAGAATAGAGTTGTCGTAGGTATTAGTGAGCGCTTCCTGGCTACAATCCTTAGGCTCGTTACTTTTGCAAACGGGCTTGAAACGCTCAAATTCCGGCGGATAACGCTTGTAATAGGCCGGGCCATGGCTGCCCATCATGTGCAGCACAATGAGCACGTCACGAGGCTTAGGCGGTAGCACTTTGTCGAGCTGATAAAGCAGCCCCATATCAAAGCACTCTTTGTTGCAGTTGCCGGGTTGCTCCAGGCTCTCCACCGTTTGGTAGCTCACCCGGGTACAGACATCCTTACAGCCGGAGTTGTTGTCGCGCCAGACCACATCGACCCCGGCTCGAGCCAGGATATCCAGCACGTTGTCACTGTATTTGGATTTCTCTACGTCAAAATTGCTCTGGTTTTCATAAGAGAACATACAAGGCACGGAGATGGCGGTGGCGGTGCCGCAGGACGTCAGCTTGGGAAAGTTCACGACACCGGCCTTGGCCAGTTCAGGGGTGGTATCGTTCCGAGAGCCATTGAGGCCAAAATCATCAGCGCGGGCGGTTTCCCCCACCACCATCACGACCAGCCGTGGCCGCACCGGTTTTTCCAGGGTGGCATCCAGGCCCAGTTGCTGATGCTTGAGCGGTGCGCGGGTCAGGCTGGCTACGTACTTGCTGGTACCCACCATCCAGTTGGCGGGGCTGACGTCATGACGCAGCTCGCGGTAGTTACGCACAGTACCGGCCAGCAGGTCATATTGCATCCAGGGCACGGCAACCGTTGCCACCAACGCTGCCACCAGCCAGATGCCGCGTACACCCAGGCCGCGCAGGCCTTTGGGGTAGGTCAGGGGCAAGCGCCAGAACAACACCAGCAGCGCCACCACCGCCAGGATCACACCAATAAGGGCGGGGCTGACCAGATCGGAGACTTCGGCGGTATCGGTTTCCATGACGTTACGGATCATGTCCTGGTCGATACCAATGCCGTAGCTCCAGGTGAAATAGGTGGCCATGGAAGTGATGAAAAACAGCACCGACACCACAGGTTTAAACAGGGGTTTGAAGGTAAAAAGCATCAGCAGCAGCGTGATGACGCCGGTAACCAGCCAGGACACCACCAGGCCCATGTCGATCCGCTCGGCAATGGGAATGGGCAGCGCGGCAATTTTGCCGTACAGCACCAAGTTACCAACAATAACGATAAGCAGTGCAGACAGCACCGCCCAGGTGAGCGATTTACGGAACATGGCAAGACCCCTGAAAAAACCAAGCCAAGGCTATGCCAGTCAACTTAAGCGCTTCTTAAAAAGCACTTTGCAAAATTTAAGGAAAATTTAAGTTTTTGCGGCAGCAAAAATTCGCCGGAAAAAAGACACGCTAAAAGAGCCCTTTTTATAAGGGGCCTAGCTTATCGAAGCCTTAACAGGCAGCGGCCGAGTGCGGATTTAAGCCACCGCGTAACTTCTGCCCCCAAGCGCCGGAGCAAAAGGTAGAATGGCGTTTTGCCAACGAGAGCTGCCATGACCATCTGGGTTGACGCCGACGCCTGCCCCCGGGTTATCAAGGACATTCTTTTTCGCGCCGCCGAGCGCACCCAAACGCAGGTAATCCTGGTTGCCAACCAGTCATTGGCGGTGCCGCCCGGCAAGTGGGTGCGCAGCATCACCGTGCCCAAGGGCTTTGATATTGCCGACAACCATATCGCCGCCGAGGTGCAAAAAGGCGATTTGGTGGTCACCGCCGACATCCCACTGGCCGCCGAAGTCATGGAAAAAGGCGCCCAGGCTCTTAACCCGCGCGGCGAGCTGTACCGCGACGACACCATCCGCCAGCGCCTTAACATGCGCGATTTTATGGACACCTTGCGTGCCAGCGGCATTCAAACCGGCGGGCCGCCGCCCATCAGCCAGAGCGACCGCCAGGACTTTGCCAACGCCCTGGACCGCTACCTTCAACAGCAAGCTAAACCCTAACCCAACCCCAAGGCGTGGCGCCGCTGGTCAAAAAGCCGCCCGCAGGGCATAGTGAGGTAATGGGGCCATGGCCAGGCCAGCCCCAAGCAACACCGCCTCTAAGACCTTGGGAGTGAAGGATGCCAAAAGCAGATACCCTTCTGGTCAAACAGGGCCGCTACGGTTCTGTCGCTACCATGGCGCCGGTCAGCGCTAATGCCCTTTATCACCGCTACCCCATTATTGCGCCGCGCTACTGGCAAGCCCTTGGCTGGCTGATGAGCCACTACCACCAGCAGTTCCACCCCACCACGCCCCAATGGCCGCATAACTGTATCGACCCCATTTCCTACCACTACAGCAAGCTGCTGGCCTTATCGGACAAGCCCCATGCCGAGCCACGGGAGGCAATGAGCGAACTGGGCTTTAGCTTTATGCTGGGGCCAAGCGCCCAACTGCGTTTGGATTTAGCTGAGCAGGGAGAATCGCGGGCGCCGATGTCTATGGCCAATTGGTATTTCGAGGCGCTGCAAGGCTTTAGCCATAAACTCGATGCCCTTATTCAGGTGGGCAGCGAAGTGGTACTCAAACAAGACGTGACCTTAAAGGCCCTGGACGAAATATTGCTGGCGCTAACCCCGCTGGTGGGCCGGGGTATCAAGAGCCCACACCCCTTTCACGACACCGACTGGGTGGCGGTGCAGGAAAGCGGCATTAAGCTGAGCCACCAGCAGCTTAACGATCGCAGCTACCGGCTGCGCCTCACCAACCAGGAAAAAGACCCCACCCAGCGCCATAAGCTCAATTACTTCCGGCTCAAGTGGCAGCCCCACGGTGGCGACCTCACCTTCTGCCGGCTAAGGCGAAAAGGCGAGGCAGTGCCCAGCATCAGCTTTAACGCCAGCCCCCATTAAAAAAGCCGCCCTGAGGGCGGCTTTTTGGTATCAGCGCAGCTGGCCTCTAAGGACCTTGGCGTACGCCTCCATCAGGCGGCGATGGCCCTGGGTAGGAGTGTCAGGGTCCAGCTTGCCAAGCTCAGGGAAGCGCTCAGTGCCAGCCACCAGGCCCTTGGCCAGGGCCAGTTTGTCGGCGCCGAAGTAGTTCACCAGGCTGGGTTCGAAATCGCTCAGGTCTTTACCTTCCACGGTCAGTTCCAGCACCGCGAAAATGGCGCGGTACAATTGGCGCTCGTCGTCGGTGAGGTGGCCGGAGGCCAGCACCGAGCCCAGTTGCTCGTAGGCTTCTTCTTGCTCGCCAAGTGC
This portion of the Gallaecimonas pentaromativorans genome encodes:
- a CDS encoding glutathione S-transferase family protein encodes the protein MGVLVNGQWQDKWYDTQKSGGEFKREAAQLRNWVTADGSPGPSGDGGFAAESGRYHLYVSLACPWAHRTLIFRKLKGLESHIPVSVVSYLMLEDGWTFDKDTGSSGDALFDQSFLHQLYTRNKADYSGRVTVPVLWDTHSNRIVSNESAEIIRMFNSAFNELTGNERDFYPEALAGEIDDINAIVYDNINNGVYKAGFATSQEAYEAAYDNVFATLDALEDRLARQRYLVGKHLTEADWRLFTSLIRFDAVYHGHFKCNRQKLSEFPHLFEYVKELYQYPGISETVDFTHIKGHYYGSHRTINPTAVVPKGPDLDWLIPHQREGV
- a CDS encoding NADPH-dependent FMN reductase, which encodes MTRPKLVFLAGSARKDSLNKKLAAYAAKVADQHGADVTLVDLADYPMPLYDGDLEATDGIPANAKALRDLFAGHDGFCIASPEYNSAFSPLLKNTIDWMSRPDGAVPGLVAFHGKTAQLLATSPGGLGGLRGLVMLRMLLGNIGVLVMPDQLAIPAGHEAFDADGSLKAGPFKEMLAGQLSHFVARSKA
- a CDS encoding phosphoethanolamine transferase, with product MFRKSLTWAVLSALLIVIVGNLVLYGKIAALPIPIAERIDMGLVVSWLVTGVITLLLMLFTFKPLFKPVVSVLFFITSMATYFTWSYGIGIDQDMIRNVMETDTAEVSDLVSPALIGVILAVVALLVLFWRLPLTYPKGLRGLGVRGIWLVAALVATVAVPWMQYDLLAGTVRNYRELRHDVSPANWMVGTSKYVASLTRAPLKHQQLGLDATLEKPVRPRLVVMVVGETARADDFGLNGSRNDTTPELAKAGVVNFPKLTSCGTATAISVPCMFSYENQSNFDVEKSKYSDNVLDILARAGVDVVWRDNNSGCKDVCTRVSYQTVESLEQPGNCNKECFDMGLLYQLDKVLPPKPRDVLIVLHMMGSHGPAYYKRYPPEFERFKPVCKSNEPKDCSQEALTNTYDNSILYSDHVLAQLIGFLKTVKGYDTGMLYLSDHGESLGEYGIYLHGAPRWMAPPQQTHIPGITWLSAGLQQQLGVDEQCLQKRADMPHSQDDIFHSLLGIMGVKTKLYQNANDWYSSCPGLQLAGTSQQQKPLEQ
- a CDS encoding YaiI/YqxD family protein — encoded protein: MTIWVDADACPRVIKDILFRAAERTQTQVILVANQSLAVPPGKWVRSITVPKGFDIADNHIAAEVQKGDLVVTADIPLAAEVMEKGAQALNPRGELYRDDTIRQRLNMRDFMDTLRASGIQTGGPPPISQSDRQDFANALDRYLQQQAKP